In the Oncorhynchus nerka isolate Pitt River linkage group LG6, Oner_Uvic_2.0, whole genome shotgun sequence genome, aaaaaaaaaaatgcaagaCAACATTGACTTCACATAAGTTATAGACATGAAACAATCACACAAACAAACCTATGACTACTAAGATTACTAAATGGACACACAAAACGGCTCAAACTAGCTACAGTCTCTATGTTTACTGGGTTACTTGAGGCACCGTAACGGAGAAACACACTATTCATTATAAAAGGGAAAAgaaaagattgaaaggaatggAAGGAGGGATAAAGGGTTGGAGATAGGGGTGGGGGCATCTCTAGGTGCTGCCTGTGTGTTGGGAGTGGTTGTCAAGCTTTCTGACAAGTGGAGACAACAACTGAGAGGAGGGGCAAAAACACCAGAGATGCATCTTGGTCGGGGAGAAAAGGTGGAGCATGTtagataaagagggggagagatttATTTGAGGGTGGAAAACATACAAGTGCATATCGGGAGCAGGAGGGGCGAATATTTGCATCGACTGCTAGTACCAAGGAAGAGAGCTGGGTGGTAGAGGAGCATCAAGAGATGGGAGGAAGGTGTAGCTTGGTGGAACCAGCCCTATCGTTGCGTTCACCATTCTGTTGAAGTTAAATATAAATGGTGAACGCAGAGATCCGGCTGGTTCCACCAGGGTCGGAGGGAGGGATATTAAAGTGTTCCTTTAGTAACTGTGCATTGTGAAACGAAAGGAGCGTATCGGGTAGGCTGCTTGGGTTTAGTAGAGGTGCATTGAGGGTAGGAGGGAGCGTGGCTCATCGGAAGTATCAGTTTAGTAAAGCATCCTGGGGTTGGTTGGCAAACACTGTTTAGGAACTCGGCTGTGATGGAAACGGGATGGGATGGGGAACTCAGTCAATGACAGGGTATATCTGTCTTTCTCTTGACATTTTTTTTTCGTGTCACCGACACAGCAAAAGCCGCCATGAGCAGTGTGGACCATGCACGAGCATACAGTACGATGATGTTATGGGGGTAACAGTCAAAGAGTCAAACATGCCTTTCAGTCAGAGTAGATCAAAAGAAAACATCAACAGAAGCCAGAATGGCCACCTCAATCCCATTTAAACTAAACACTTAATCTCACAGCTTTGGTTTTTTAAATATCCCCCCCCTTTAGCACAGGCCTCTCGTTTTCTATGTCCTGTGTTCACTATACAGGTGTGTTCCCTCTAGTCCCTGTGGTCTCTGGTAAAGCCCTATAGTAAAACTACCTGTCGAAACTGCCtctgagtgctgtcctgtagCTTTTGCTGTTTTCCTGCTTTGTCAGTAGTAGTCCCTGGCGACTGCCTGGACTTCGCAGACAGGGGCACTGGCATCCGACTAGTAGGGGAAGCGACACTGGTTGCGTTCTGCAAGAGGATCCAAACGAAACAAAacaagaaagaaaagaaaagaaagaaaaaaaaacagaacacCATATTGGAGGTATGAGAAACTGTTATAAACAAGGCACTGACAGGTCAGAAAACTGTTCATTCAAGATTACCCTCACAGTTAACCTTAATAACACCGGTAAGAGCACATGCACCCCCTGTACCGTAGTAGCCTATACCAAAACGTATAACCCTACAGTTCATGCAGTCCAAGAACAACCGCTTCAAGAAACCAAAAAAGACAGTGTAATCAACATTGAGTGTCATTGTGTGATTAAGAGTCTACGACTGGCTGAAGCCCCGGTTAGAGTTTGAGCAGCCAATtgaaggagagacatgagagacaggaggagggaccCATTGAAAATGCCACTCCCCAATCATGTTGGACCATGATCACACAGAGGGAGAAACCAACAGAGAAGGgctctgacatttccaaaacaCCTGGGGTGTGAGTTAATAAGTGGTTGGTTGGTAAACCCAGTGGTTAGGATggagtgaagggagggagggacgacTAAAAAGAGGGCCCAAAGCCTCCCGATTGACAAGAGCTTAGAAAGAGACCTGTTGGCTGGTGACGGGGGTGACAGTGGCGGTGGGGATGACGGCTGGCCGGGGGAGGAGCTGAGGTTTGGTCTTCATCCTCTGAGAGGAGGCCTTGCTGGGCTTGGGGACCTTGAGGAGTGAACTCTTGGAAGGGAGTGATAAGGACCTCTTCAGGCCTCCATTCTCCCCACTCAAGACACACCCAGCATGGGGCTCCACGCTGGCTGCACTCCTCACTGGTTTCTCCTGGTGGTGCGTTGCGGGGCCCATCTCACTGATGGTCGTCTCTAGCTGTTTGATGGTCTGCTCCAGGCTGTCCAGGGTCTTGTAGGTGCTCTTCCGGATCTTGTCCGTCCTGCCTTTGGAGTCCGAGTGCTCCCTCCTTACAACGGCTGCAGCTGGGGCCTTGGGCGTCTTGTTTGCTGGGGCAGCAGATGGTTTGGAGCGACTTTGGATCTCAAATCTCTTGGCCTCCTTGTGCTGTCGGACTGTGCCGTCCGACTCCTCCTCGTCCTCGTACACCACCACCTGCAGCGTCTTCTTGCCCGTCTTGGTGCCCGTGCGGATGGCCTGCGACAGAGCGGCCAGCTGCTTCTTGGGAAACTTGAACGTAAACTTCTTCTTCCCATCTGGCTTGCCATCACCGGACAGCTCGGCGAGCTCCGAAGTCGAGGAGGAAGAGCGCGACAAGCTACTACTGGAAGAGCTAAGAGCACTGCTGGGGGCCTTGACCTTTACCTGCAGTCCACCACTgctcctctccgtctcctccgtctcctcgtcctcctcctcgaTGCGCTCCGCGGCCAGCATGCTCTCCAGCTCCTCCTCGCACTCGAACACCGTGGACAGGCGCTTGTAGGCCGAGCGGATGTCCATGGGCTGGTCGAAGATGATGATGACCGGCTTCTTGTTGTTGAAGCCATTGTCCTGTGACCCCGCCGAGCCGCCCGGGGTGGTGTTGGTCATCTCCCGTTTCCCAGGTCCCCCACACACGGTCACGGTCTGGATGCCCCGCTTGGCGTTGACCAGCTCCTGGTACTCCCCACAGGACAGGGCCTGGACCTTGCTGTTGGTGATCATGAAGGCAATGTTGTCTGGGGGCGGAGGGGCTTCCTCACCAGGGAGGTCAGGGCTCAGGCTGGCCTCCTCATACCAGTGTCTGGGCTGATCAGTGGCCTCACTAAGAGCCTTCTCTGGGGGAGACACCACTGCTTTAGGAGCCTCTCTTATGGTGGTTGGTGGAGGGACTTCAGGCAATGCAGCGGGCAACACAACACTCTTACTGCGGGGAATGCTGGACTCCTGGACGATTGAGGAGACTGAGGTCTCTATCCTCTTGACTGTGCTTATCTGAAGCTTATGTACAGTGGTGGTCGCTGGCTTTTCCAGAACCCCTTTCACCACTCCTGGGCTGGTCTTCAATGACTCTGAGGTCACCACCTGTTTCTGAGACAGAGGGCTGGGGCCATTCAAGAACAGAGGCTTGGGAGATAAAGGTGGCCCTAACTGCTGGGGTTTCGGTTGAGGCTGCTGGCTTGGGGAATTGTCATTAGCATTCACATTTGACACCTGTGAGGGGGATAGTGTTGGGTTGCCTCTGTGTTCCGGAGCCTCCTCCATGGCGGCCGGGGTTGGCAGCTGCTCTTTGGAGATCTGCCCAGTGACGTAGTATATGACCTGCATACGGcaaagaaaggaggagagaattTATATGAAAAACCACAACACTCCACGCTAAAAGCTAAAACCACAAACACTATATACCACATGACAAACCTATCAATATGGGAACACACTGTATATCATGACATGTAAGGCATGCGAATGACTTTCATAAGGCCCATATCATATGCTGTAGAACTTGACATTTTGAAACATGTCAAGGCACGTTTGAAACTTTGTATGTCAAAAAGACTATTCTTAGCTTAATAAATGCCCTGAGATTTTTTTACTATTAAGTTTTAGCGGTCAAAATATGGTATTCGTACCCCTGGACTTTGACGAAGAGGGGTGGTGTTCCCGTTTTCATCCGCGTTGGGATGTTTATCCTCCCGAGTTTTCTCCGAGCTCTGCTAGGACAGTTTGTGAATTAAGGGACAGCATTATTGCGAAACTGCACTCTATGGGTGCACCGTATGGCGCAACTGCACTCTAAAGCCTGGTTTCCATTGACATTTCAATTCAAGGCAGGTCTTAGTGGGCACAGATCGAATTTGGCCCTGATTTTTAAAGTGCCAATTGAAACAAGGTTGAAGACACTGTGGATCGCATGGTACACTCACATAGGTATTTACATCCACGGTCTTAACACCGCATTGGGCAACAACCCTCCTATAAGGCATCGTTTGAGTTGTTGTACTATGGTATGTGTTTCAAGATCAAGAAGATAAGAAGTCGATCCTGAAACGTCAGCAATGTTTCAGTCCCTTACGGTGTTTACACCGTGTTTGTTTACAAGTATTGTCCGATGCCTTATAGGATAACTCATGCAGGCACAAGTGAATGGTTATGGTATGTTATGGATATTGGGAGTTGGAATGGAATGTTGTTCATGGATAAGGGAATGGATTATGTAAAAAGAACAACTTTTAAGGGACAATTTGGGATTCAAACAACAAAGTAGTCTATCCAAGAAGTCCAAAAAAcggatgtaccaatcccagattgccccttttaCTAAGGAATTAGAGTTAACTAACTACTATTCTAATCTGGAGTATAGACCGACACTCATTCTATCCATAGACTAGCTAATGTTCAGCGTTGtatcatttttttatatatatatatatatatatatatatatatatatatatatatatatatatatatatcctcactGTTGTTGGTGCTACAAGAATGTTTTTTCAATCATTCCCATGTTGGTGAGTGGAATAGAATGTTGCATGACTGAAGATGCGTATGTGGGAATAACGTGACGAAATCCTGATTGCTGATGTGGGCGGCGAACATTGGGTTTTCAAGGACGACATCAAATCTGACCCGCGGAATAACTGGATCTCTCATACAGCCCACGTACGATATCTCGTGTGGCGAGGAACATAAGATCCAGTGTACCTCCCAAATGGTACTctcctgtagtgcactacttttcaccaaggcaaacagggctctggtccaacgtagtgcactatatagccaATAGGGTGCCATATATGGGACACATCCACACTGTAGTTTAACTGTGTGACTGTAATCTAATACACAGACTTTTCTCCTGTGGACAACAACCACAGTAGGCATATCTTTGGGTATTAAAATGAATGAGCAGATCAAGTTACAGTTCTATAGAAGTTTAGAGAAGTAGTAAGGTATTGTTCCCAAGAAATAAAGCAAGTACAGAAAAAGGGTCAAAGGTCAAAGTGACCAAAAGTAAACCAAGTCTGCAAAAACAAGTCTGTCACCTAGGTGTGAAGTAATAAAACCTCGTTCTCCTCAATAGCCAATCCAACTCAAAAGTAATTTCGTATAGCAAAGTCTATaagcaaattattattatttgaataAAGGGCAGTTATTCCTAAGAAAACGGACAAGACCATTCGACTACGTCTGGATTCAAGATAAAGGATTATTTTATTGGTTGGATCAGTCAAGGCAAACATAATGCAATCAAATACCAGTAGCAACAAGACCTCATTCATGTGTTGGATGCACACAAACTTTCCCAGACATTTTCTGCAGACTTAATCAGAGAAAAACAAGTCCAAGCCGTGAGTTCCATTGAAATCAAAAAGGGACAAAGAGAACAAGTCAGAAACAGAAGGGATTTTGGGTAGTGGAGTTGTTACAGTACAGATCTCTTGGCTGAGGCAGAAGCAGGGAAGTGTGAAAGGCACAGAGAAGGTTAAGGCAATCGTTAGTTGGCGTCACGTAGTGGGCAGAAGCAGGCAGTTAGACGGACGGCTAAACGGCGCCACATCCTTTACCTTTTTCTCTTTGAGGGGCAATAAGGCCCCAGGTCTTAGCTCTCTGATCTGGGGCTCAATTCGGACAGGGTGTGTCTCTAGCACACTACTTTTCACCCCTACATCCTTAACTGTGCACTTCTGGAACACCTGGGGATTGAAGATAGGTCAGGGGATTAGGGTTTAGGGCCCTGAGGTCTAGAGCCTACCTATGCTTTGCCTACCATATGTGAGATGATAGTCTGTTAGAAACACCTACGGTACCAGGCAGTGAAGTGGAGAACATTCTTCTGCTTGGTGCCGGTCTGATACTACTCGGATACTATTAACCTCGTGCTGTGGTTACCGAATGGTTCAACTATCTCAGGGGAAGACCATGGTTAATTCTGCTTTTCTAAATGACTGTGTCCATCCTCTGCCAAGTGAAGGTAACCCAGCCACCACAAAAAGAACGAGACAAGAGGACCCACTCCCACAGTCAAGGAGAGATACAGCACATTCAACCTCCTCACAACCATCATCAGTGTGTATGTGGATGTTTTTTCCGGTGGTTCTATGTGATCATTATTGCATATTATAAACTGTGTGGTTCgcgccctgaatgctgattggctcccagccgtggtatatcagaccgtatccCACGGGTACGacgaaacatgtatttttactgttctagttacattggtaactagtttataatcgcaataaggcacctcggggggtttgtgatatatggccaatataccacggctaagggttgtGTCCAGGCACCCCACGTTGCGTCGGGCATTATTGCTGAAGTatgacgtatgtgtgtgtgtggcggtaaATGTACAGCAGCTGTTGGATGTACGGTGTGTTTCTCACCTGGAGCTCTGCCATAATTTTgtctccctcgtcctcctcctcctcgtggTTGGCTGAGGCAGCAatggggggaggggtggagggcttGGGCTTGGTCTCCGGTGGGACCTTGGTGGGTTTGGACTGGCTAGCTGGGGCTTGTGGTGGGACCTCAGCCTCATCTTCCTCCTGGGCGGACGGGAATTATTTTTAATATGACTCGAATACTAGCATCAATACTGTTTACCACAAGAGTGCAACATGGGCCATTCCAATATCAATTATAAGGTTCTCAGATTGCTTGATTAACTGTCCTTAGacttcatcccctctccccatgttGTTTACGGTCAGGTCTGACCCACCCAAGTAGAAACGATGTCTACGGTTTGCCATTcgctctggtccagggcgttaCGTGCGGCTTGCTAACGCTGAAGGCTCAGTGTCAGCAAGCCGAGTGTAACCCCCTGGATCAGAGCTAGTTGACCGCAGACTACCCTGCAGCCTAACTACGCGGCAGACTGACCTGTCCCGAGGCAGACTCCTTCCTGCTGGTGTAAACCACCTCACCAGACCGTGTGGTGGTCATTCCAGAGCTGGAGGTGGGGAAGGTCTTTCTgggtggtggagggggaggggactTGATGGCCTTCTCCAAGCTGACTTTGCCCACTTTGTCTGCAGCAGCGGTAGGCTTGGTGGTGGCGGGTTTCTCTAGCACCgacttggggagtttctcaggACCAGCAGGCTTGGCTATGGCTGGTTtctctgagctgagctgagtcCCTTCTgtaataaacaaacacacacataaggTCAACAATGAGGGATACTTGACAACTACAAAGGGTCATTTTCCTGAAGAAAAATGGTTTACTTGCTTCAAAAAACCTGTCCAAAATATAAAAAAATTGTAGTAGTGGAATATAGTAGGAGCTAAAGCTGTATAAAAGACCCTTGCCTGGGGTTGGCTCCTCCAGTGCAGCAGAGGGTGCTGTAGAGGCATCCCCCTCACTCGGCACATCCAGACTGGGAATGCCCTTCATCATGTTGGCCTGGGCCTCATTTAGGATCCTCTCAAACTCCCTCCCATTGTACTGGCCCATGTTCTGCCTCCGTTCCTCCCACTCCTTCTCTGCCacctgtggagggagggagaggggaggaggggggtgattgagagagagagagagagagagaggggagggagggattgagagagagcgaggggggagagagagaggagacagcagtggAGGGAAGATAAATAATAACCCATAGGGGAAATTGTATATCATAGACTGAGGACTGAAGTGCAGTATGACATCCATAGGGCTTATTACCTCTATAGACATGGCCCTGTTTTTGCTCTTGGTGTGAATCTCCTCGATTAAGAGGTTCCCTGTCCCGCTGCTGCCGTTATTGACCGGAGCCTGGGTCGCCAGCTCTAGGTGGGCAGCAGGGGTTCTCTTCTGCTGGGCAGGGCTACCCCCTTGGCTGGAGGGGTTGGAGTTTGAGGCCGAGGCGGTGCCAGTGGAACCCTTGGCTGAGCTGGGGGAGTCCCGGCCCTGGCTGTGGGTGGGGGTCGTGGGTGGGCTGGGCTGGACCAGCAGGGCTGCAGACTGCTGGGACTGCTGCATGTGGACCGGAGCACTCTGGACGTGGTGGATGACCATGGGGGAGGAGGGCATGACCACCTCAGACCTGATGGAGGAGCTCTGGGGCTCGGGCAGGGCCGAGGGGGAAGCTGGAGGCTCCACTGGGGGGTCGGAGTccacagtggtggtggtggtgactggGCTGCTCTCTGATGGGGTTGGTTTCACTGAGGCACACATAGCAGGGTCAGATCCCTTCAGCAGACCCTCTGTAGCACATCTGTAGGGCGTAGAGGGCAGCATAGACTTACTATTAGACTTATAAAATTCAGGTTACTTTCCCTAAATTAAATTCTGGTTGGAGGATTCTGTATTTTGTGCTTATTCCCTCCTGGAATATTCCAACCAGGATATCTGAAAATATATCCCCCCCACCAAAAAAAGTAAAAGTAAACTGGAAAGTAAACTGACCACAAGCAGCCAAACACTGGTTAATCTAAACTGTATCCCACTAAGGTTAAGGTTAAACACATACTGTAGCTATGAGGACATATGTCATGCTCTCATGAAAGCATGCTTCAAATCTCCTAACCTCCTAACCTTAGTGGGATACAGAACTTTGGAATTTGAAAGAACTACTGCACCATCCAAGCTTCTTTAGCCTGAAAACACAAAAAACCTCCCCAAGTGAATTTGGCCCAAACCCAGCATCAAAGTGAATGTAATCATCTCTGAAGTGCGGGGAGAAAAATGCACCGACGGGACGAGGTAATGTAGATTAGTTTGGCTGCGTTGTGTGGTGCACCCTTGGAAAAAGTGTTGACGACCCACAGAGCAGAGTGTCTCTGACAGATGTTTATATGGAAATGGAATGCCGCAGGGAGCCGTGTTGCGCCCAAATTAATTAATTTATCGGTTCAATGGAGAGCTAGATTAAGATGGACGCCACCTCTGTCCATTCCTCATGACCCATCGGATGGGATCAGAGCCAACGCCTCGCCAGCATAATCAACTGTTAGTGTCCCTTACACTATAGTCATGCTCCCCACTGTCTGACTTCTCTGAAAGCTTCTGTTTTCCATccactctcgctgtctctcttttaacctctcactccctcactccctcgattttccccattctcatcgacggggctgtagcggagcaggttgagagcttcaagttccttggcgtccacatcaccaacaatctaacatggtccacaccaagacagtgaagagagcacaacaaaacctattccccatcatgagactgaaaagatttggcatgggtcctcagatcctcaaaaggttttacagctgcaccatcgagagcatcctgacaggttgcattactgcctggtatggcaactgctcagcctccgactgcaaggcactacagagggtagtgccgtacggcccagtacatcaccggggctaagcttcctgccacccaggacctctataccaggcggtgtcagactccagccacttGTTATGTTCATGTTTTAAGTATCcctatacgctgctgctactctctgttattatctatgcatcgtcactttaataactctacctacatgtacatattacctcgacaccggtgcccccgcacaatGACATTGACTGTGAACCGGTacaacctgtatatagccccactattgttatttactactgctctttaatgatttgttattcttatcttttacttttttttttttaaataagtattttcttaaaactttgttgttggttaagggcttgtaagtaagcatttcacctgttgtattcggtgcaaaTTTAATTTGAAACTTAATTTAAGTCTCTACCCTTCTTTTGAAGTGGGCACTTGTACACTCCCTCTCATGGATTTAAAAAGAATGGACTGGTGTGAGGAATATGGTGAAGAGAACCCCCAGCCGCACTTGCAACAATAAAATGCTTTTAAATGCATGAGGgggagtgaacaagtgcacactccCGGTCCCTCCCTGGTTCATGTACCTCCTCAGGCTACTGAGTGTCTCTGTGAGGCTCTTGACTCGCTTCAGCATGCTGTCCAGTTTGTGGGGCTCCTCCTTGAGGAACTTCacagcctccacctccaccctcagCACCGCACGCATCCTGGTCTGCAGTGCCGGAAACTCCCCTGAGAAAACACACAGGAAATACCATGTTTCAGATTTATATTTTCTATTAACTTCACCAACCATCATTGGAGGACAACTTTATTAGTGTGCTGCGTCagcagaactctactgttattcAACATACCGTTTTCAAGCTTATTCTCTTTTTGGACACAAAAACACATAAAAAAATAGTGTATTTTTCCAGTTGTAGCATTATGTTACCCAAAtgttattatactgaacaaaaatataaatgcaacatgtttgtggcattgtggtgtgtgacaaaactgcacattttagagtggtcttttattgtccccagcacaaggtgcacctgtgtaatgatcatgctgtttaatcagcttcttgatatgccacacctgtcacgtggggggattatcttgacaaaggctaCACTTCACTAACAGCGATGTGGgacccacactttacatgttgcatttagatttttgttcagtataaattaaTAAATTATATTATCGGAATTCTCACCTGTAACTGAAAACCCTAGCACACAGAAACCTATGGAATCCATGGCAACGCATATAATTTAAGGTACTGTGTGGGTCTTAAAAgtaggctatactgtactgtagtcttacCTTTGAGTCCTGCCAGAGATTCTCCCACTCTCCTGAGGCTAACGGCCCCCTCCTCCACATGTTTCAGTGTCACAGCTCTGTGAGGCCCCGCCGGGCTGGTCTCCCTCTTCAGAGTGTCCACATACAGCTCCAgctccctacacacacagacagagaggacattcAAAACCACCAGCTCACCTCCATTCATAATTGGCTTCATTTTtatcactcctcacctctccaccatACTAACTGCTGCATGGTGAGGTTTGTGCCATAAATGGTTGCCACACATTGGTGGTGGATGAAGTGGGTTTCCCTCTAACTAAGCTCTACATAAATCCATTCAAACATTTTCATCTCCATTGATAGCAAATGAGATACGGAGGCACCGTCAAATCCCTGACATACTAGAGATGCTAAGAGATCAGACTTGAGAAGTGTCACCTGAAACATTGCCTCCATTTCGACACTAGGGGGCAGACAATACTAATTTAAATCTTATGGGCACAGAGGGAGCTCCAGTTTGAGGTAACTGAATGACAAGTGAAAAGACAACAGggcttgaaaaaatatatatagatcaAATCAAACAATGttgtatttaaaaaattaaaaaacaagaaCATCTGGGCGGTAGGAAAGTTAGCCCTCCAACCTTAATAGGCAAAGTTGCCTTTAGTCAGACCACGCTGCACCTCCTCTATGTGAGTCCGCTCCGACTGGATTGGGTTACTTGCCAAAACCTCAACTGTGTTCACATGGAAACTGGGGTTTATTCGTGCGACCACTTCCTTACATAGGATCCTATCCGCTTGATACACTGTATCCATGGGATCCTGAGAAGTCGACTCCAAGGGGAAATGTGCTGGGTGGATGATAACAACGTGTGCTATTCTGAACTGCATGAGAGAACTAAAtggtgacttttttttttttttttttttttgtatgacCAACTTCCCTTGAGAACCGCAAACTTTTTGTCAAGTTGCTCTCAATAGCGAGTGAAAAGACAATAACTACCGACGTCGCAGCCCTCTTATGTCAAGGCCTCTTGATGATGACTATGGAAAAGTTCAACTGAAGAGCTGACAGGGGGGGAAAAAACGGCTCTTTCTTCTTAAAAGAGCTATACGGGACTTCAGAAAGTAGAAAGTGAGTCTATAAAGTGTCGCATCATTAAAATACACTTCTAAAGATAGCTTGACAAACACTTGTGATGTCCCAGGGATCATCTATTTGAGGAGGCTTCATGGGCACTCaactctctctcatctttctctatTGCTCAAGGGCAGTAGGATCACTGGCTTAGTGCTGACAGCTGGCTCAGATCTAGCCTCTTTGACGGGCTTATGATGACTGGTAAACGGAACTGACTGGAAATAAATAGGAGTgaccagggacagactgggaccagaacccccccccccccccccacacacacacacaattggtcCCCAAAcaggaaaatgtttttttttccctCGAGGTCCCCATTATTAGCCAAACAATGATCATTCTGCACAAAAGCCCCACTTAAGACCAACCCACTGTGCTAAAGATTGACCAGCCCATCCGGGCATTTGCCCCGATCTTCCATATGACCAGTCCGTTTCTGGAGTTATTTAATCGAGCCCAGGA is a window encoding:
- the LOC115130400 gene encoding LOW QUALITY PROTEIN: sickle tail protein homolog (The sequence of the model RefSeq protein was modified relative to this genomic sequence to represent the inferred CDS: inserted 1 base in 1 codon), with the protein product MSKASRLARPSSVGAGSKLPSSRKEAPGGARARVVSVGEKLMRAGSDGTLTKQRALAAQQQTDKQQSQMQSQTQSQSQSQSHLSQAQTGDTGAQPKSRISPPKASALPQGSMHKQTKSNLKVTSPEDSEQLSSRQGPPNGTPTRAQDPKGNGSRTVPRRHTLGGARSSQEILAMQPSDMDKKREAFLEHLKQKYPHHASAIMGHQERLREQCRSPAHGPSSSIVGEQPEHLSLASLESLDTMSEADAPSAFTRGSRSRASLPVVRSTNQTRDRSLGVLYLQYGDETKQIRMPNEITSGDTIRALFVSAFPQQLTMKMLESPSVAVYVKDDMRNMYYELTDVRNITDHSCLKVYHKDPAQAFSHGPRPTNVDTRMHREMMYASRDGQHPPRHPPMGHPPHHPMQGSLSPTTAHSVPPSPSRIPFGPRPGSMPCSATMPLERISNATPPVRSVSPCPSAILERRDVKPDEDMGGKSHSLVRGGEGLYADPYLLHEGRMGHGPAHGGHPPPGDMVDHGSLAGYHRASIRSTGSYSGPSPTEAMEQPSLYRQKSRKYGDSQLPTLGSKTPPXSPHRMAEVRMIDIHGVTPPHGSIPLERSSPVRQAFRKEEVVKSRSNMASPVVLDLQGHGPIPPANDPQTRKRMKAMEQQIASLTGLVQHALLKSPNTSGTNDSLSERPMKTSRQASPVHSAPSAGGSPVLAPKSATPPSESGSTPILPGPTPFQTNLLQCKKNVSDLRLQLHQMRQLQLQNQEALRVQLKRAEQEISLKLAEAMRRLEDPVQRQRVLVEEDRHKYLGLEERVFNQLGELELYVDTLKRETSPAGPHRAVTLKHVEEGAVSLRRVGESLAGLKGEFPALQTRMRAVLRVEVEAVKFLKEEPHKLDSMLKRVKSLTETLSSLRRCATEGLLKGSDPAMCASVKPTPSESSPVTTTTTVDSDPPVEPPASPSALPEPQSSSIRSEVVMPSSPMVIHHVQSAPVHMQQSQQSAALLVQPSPPTTPTHSQGRDSPSSAKGSTGTASASNSNPSSQGGSPAQQKRTPAAHLELATQAPVNNGSSGTGNLLIEEIHTKSKNRAMSIEVAEKEWEERRQNMGQYNGREFERILNEAQANMMKGIPSLDVPSEGDASTAPSAALEEPTPEGTQLSSEKPAIAKPAGPEKLPKSVLEKPATTKPTAAADKVGKVSLEKAIKSPPPPPPRKTFPTSSSGMTTTRSGEVVYTSRKESASGQEEDEAEVPPQAPASQSKPTKVPPETKPKPSTPPPIAASANHEEEEDEGDKIMAELQVFQKCTVKDVGVKSSVLETHPVRIEPQIRELRPGALLPLKEKKSSEKTREDKHPNADENGNTTPLRQSPGVIYYVTGQISKEQLPTPAAMEEAPEHRGNPTLSPSQVSNVNANDNSPSQQPQPKPQQLGPPLSPKPLFLNGPSPLSQKQVVTSESLKTSPGVVKGVLEKPATTTVHKLQISTVKRIETSVSSIVQESSIPRSKSVVLPAALPEVPPPTTIREAPKAVVSPPEKALSEATDQPRHWYEEASLSPDLPGEEAPPPPDNIAFMITNSKVQALSCGEYQELVNAKRGIQTVTVCGGPGKREMTNTTPGGSAGSQDNGFNNKKPVIIIFDQPMDIRSAYKRLSTVFECEEELESMLAAERIEEEDEETEETERSSGGLQVKVKAPSSALSSSSSSLSRSSSSTSELAELSGDGKPDGKKKFTFKFPKKQLAALSQAIRTGTKTGKKTLQVVVYEDEEESDGTVRQHKEAKRFEIQSRSKPSAAPANKTPKAPAAAVVRREHSDSKGRTDKIRKSTYKTLDSLEQTIKQLETTISEMGPATHHQEKPVRSAASVEPHAGCVLSGENGGLKRSLSLPSKSSLLKVPKPSKASSQRMKTKPQLLPRPAVIPTATVTPVTSQQNATSVASPTSRMPVPLSAKSRQSPGTTTDKAGKQQKLQDSTQRQFRQANGSAKRAGGDHKTTSPTVPTSKIPAFYPSSGKGSTSQSAPNSDATNPLTLSSSSSSPHTTKSSIPSPHAPRHPGSALSTFSHIPSLSNGSSLKLPTPSHTGKALSFSSQTQNGRAPSSSSPSPSPLSPTPLGPGVKSIRTIHTPSFTSYRPQNGSTGKSCIPTATAAKDST